A portion of the Sandaracinobacteroides saxicola genome contains these proteins:
- a CDS encoding alpha/beta fold hydrolase: MGWRAMMIAMGLALATPMALSAETSSAVPPSLIEPGPCPIKLDPAKFECGTLVASMTRKAGDDRVVRLPFAVFKPFPSTSKASAITLLAGGPGFTTIGSAGPVGPSFAPLGRDVVFLERRGTGLAEPSLACPPGTRLPNHDWDLAKVAACAKGFRDRGVDLNAFVARQAAADLEDLRILLGYRQWDILGVSSGSSLAFAVMRDFPGSVRSVIHDSPYPYGINSFATNVAKHLDKFSDLFDACARDAACGSAYPDLRATMIRAVTDLQARPLVDGTTRVDGQEVLRRLSLGLQEADALPRIPAMVAAAAGRDLPALIALRSPSSIAAAVGDVPADRVYVVGTWLSVECAERLPLFKTEDTRTREAWPASLRALMRVEWGAQDRAACRAWGYRPEPRSIDRPVTADIPTLVMLGAFDPQTPQSWGERGIAAMPKGAGRVVVIPAAGHAVTTLPCPQALVGQFLIAPRAPLDTSCLATMTLVFKRP, from the coding sequence ATGGGCTGGCGGGCGATGATGATTGCGATGGGCCTCGCGCTTGCGACGCCAATGGCGTTAAGCGCAGAAACCAGCTCGGCTGTTCCGCCCAGCCTTATCGAGCCGGGGCCGTGCCCGATCAAGCTCGACCCGGCCAAGTTCGAATGCGGCACCCTTGTCGCGTCCATGACGCGAAAGGCCGGCGATGACCGTGTGGTCCGCCTGCCGTTCGCGGTTTTCAAGCCGTTCCCGTCAACATCGAAGGCATCGGCGATCACGCTGCTGGCCGGCGGCCCGGGCTTCACCACCATCGGCTCGGCCGGACCGGTGGGGCCAAGCTTCGCACCGCTCGGCCGTGATGTCGTGTTTCTCGAGCGGCGCGGCACGGGGCTTGCGGAGCCAAGCCTTGCCTGCCCGCCCGGCACCAGATTGCCCAATCATGATTGGGATCTGGCCAAGGTCGCCGCCTGTGCCAAAGGGTTTCGCGACCGCGGAGTCGACCTCAACGCGTTTGTCGCGCGCCAGGCGGCGGCCGACCTCGAAGACCTGCGTATCCTGCTCGGCTATCGGCAGTGGGACATTCTGGGCGTTTCCTCCGGCTCGTCGCTGGCCTTTGCAGTCATGCGCGATTTTCCGGGCAGCGTACGCAGCGTCATCCATGATTCGCCCTATCCCTACGGTATCAACTCGTTTGCTACCAACGTAGCCAAGCATCTCGACAAGTTCAGCGACCTGTTCGATGCCTGCGCGCGCGATGCGGCCTGCGGCAGTGCCTACCCCGATCTGCGGGCGACCATGATCCGCGCGGTAACCGATCTTCAAGCCCGCCCGCTAGTCGACGGGACGACGCGTGTTGATGGCCAGGAGGTGCTGCGTCGCCTCAGCTTGGGCCTTCAGGAAGCCGACGCGCTGCCGCGCATCCCGGCGATGGTCGCAGCTGCCGCCGGGCGCGATCTGCCGGCATTGATCGCGCTGCGTTCGCCGTCGTCAATCGCCGCTGCTGTCGGCGACGTTCCGGCAGACCGCGTCTATGTCGTCGGCACCTGGCTGTCGGTCGAGTGTGCCGAGCGACTGCCGCTGTTCAAGACGGAGGACACGCGCACGCGCGAGGCCTGGCCGGCATCGCTGCGGGCCCTGATGCGCGTCGAATGGGGCGCGCAGGACCGTGCGGCGTGCCGGGCCTGGGGCTATCGTCCCGAACCGCGCAGCATCGACCGCCCGGTCACGGCTGATATCCCGACGCTTGTCATGCTCGGAGCGTTTGACCCGCAGACACCGCAGTCGTGGGGCGAGCGCGGCATCGCCGCCATGCCGAAGGGCGCCGGTCGCGTTGTCGTGATTCCCGCCGCGGGCCATGCGGTGACAACACTTCCCTGCCCGCAGGCGCTGGTTGGGCAATTCCTCATTGCGCCGCGCGCTCCGCTCGACACAAGCTGCCTTGCGACAATGACGCTGGTGTTCAAGCGTCCCTGA
- a CDS encoding TetR/AcrR family transcriptional regulator — MATPPKTSPASDRARHRPNKKEQGAATREKLLRATVEVIRVNGFAATSTTMIVEQLGVTRGALNHHFADKEELILAVGKLLLDDGIAQLGAGINAEAPVGEKLARYADSVLRLYLSGDMLVWIDILMTARRDRTSMRRMRDFFNEMDARSYDIWMRLFARDCPDKARLVAARDVLFNFAAGMAINRIFVKHDGYWRDLLAFLEQMLLDGLDRPAPTDWPRDRGWVDQFPSSRPC, encoded by the coding sequence ATGGCAACACCTCCGAAAACATCCCCGGCGTCCGACCGGGCCAGGCACCGTCCAAATAAGAAGGAGCAGGGCGCGGCCACGCGCGAGAAGCTGCTGCGCGCGACGGTCGAGGTGATCCGGGTCAACGGCTTTGCCGCTACCTCCACCACGATGATCGTCGAACAGCTCGGCGTGACGCGCGGCGCGCTCAACCACCATTTCGCCGACAAGGAAGAGCTGATTCTGGCGGTGGGCAAGCTGCTGCTTGATGATGGCATCGCGCAGCTGGGGGCCGGGATCAATGCCGAAGCACCAGTCGGTGAGAAGCTTGCGCGCTATGCCGACAGCGTGCTGCGCCTGTATCTGTCGGGCGACATGCTGGTGTGGATCGATATCCTGATGACCGCGCGCCGTGACCGGACATCGATGCGACGGATGCGCGACTTCTTCAACGAAATGGATGCGCGGAGCTATGATATCTGGATGCGACTGTTCGCGCGCGACTGTCCTGACAAGGCGCGCCTAGTTGCCGCCCGTGATGTGCTGTTCAATTTCGCGGCCGGCATGGCGATCAACCGAATTTTTGTGAAGCATGATGGCTATTGGCGCGACCTGCTGGCCTTCCTCGAACAGATGCTGCTCGATGGCCTCGACCGGCCTGCGCCAACCGACTGGCCGCGCGACCGCGGGTGGGTTGACCAGTTTCCAAGCTCAAGGCCCTGTTGA
- a CDS encoding pyridoxal-phosphate dependent enzyme yields MIAPSHADIVATRARIAPALVHTPLLPTLDMPGVWLKPEMLQPHRSFKWRAALGAIADTPGDSPLVTASAGNFGQGLAAAARSAGRACTIAVPDNAAATKIEAMRRLGATLHLMPFADWWRVFSERRIEGVDGCFVHPVAQAGVIAGNASIGLEIAEALPDVASVVVPFGGGGLAVGVALGLAAAGVRAELIVVESDVSNQVAAALAADAPVPAERLPSFIDGMGGRGILPEMWPAVRAAVARVVTVSVRDVEVAVARLLGDHALIAEGAGAAAYAAVLANPQLPRPCVAVLSGGNIDPAVLCRIVRADIVRDA; encoded by the coding sequence ATGATCGCGCCTAGTCACGCTGATATCGTTGCAACCCGTGCGCGGATCGCGCCCGCTCTTGTGCATACGCCGCTGCTGCCCACGTTGGACATGCCGGGGGTGTGGCTCAAGCCTGAAATGCTCCAGCCGCACCGGAGCTTCAAATGGCGCGCAGCGCTCGGTGCGATCGCGGACACGCCAGGCGACTCGCCACTGGTTACGGCATCAGCAGGTAATTTCGGCCAAGGCCTCGCCGCGGCAGCACGCAGTGCGGGTCGGGCCTGCACCATTGCGGTGCCCGACAACGCCGCCGCCACCAAGATTGAGGCGATGCGCCGCCTTGGCGCGACGCTTCACCTCATGCCGTTTGCCGATTGGTGGCGGGTTTTCAGCGAGCGCCGGATCGAGGGGGTCGATGGCTGCTTCGTCCATCCCGTGGCGCAAGCCGGCGTGATCGCCGGCAATGCCAGCATCGGTCTTGAGATCGCCGAGGCGCTGCCTGATGTCGCCAGCGTCGTCGTCCCCTTCGGCGGCGGTGGGCTCGCCGTCGGGGTCGCACTTGGGCTTGCTGCAGCCGGCGTGCGTGCCGAGCTGATCGTGGTCGAGAGCGACGTGTCGAATCAGGTGGCCGCGGCCCTTGCGGCAGACGCGCCCGTGCCTGCCGAACGGTTGCCCAGCTTCATCGACGGCATGGGGGGACGCGGAATTTTGCCCGAGATGTGGCCGGCGGTCCGTGCGGCGGTTGCGCGGGTCGTCACGGTGAGCGTGCGGGATGTCGAAGTGGCCGTCGCGAGGCTGTTGGGCGATCATGCCCTGATTGCCGAAGGCGCGGGTGCGGCCGCTTATGCAGCCGTCCTCGCAAACCCCCAGCTTCCCCGCCCCTGTGTCGCGGTGCTGTCCGGCGGCAACATCGATCCGGCTGTGCTGTGCCGCATCGTGCGCGCCGACATTGTCAGGGACGCTTGA
- a CDS encoding serine hydrolase domain-containing protein, with product MLCALSPGIAATPSPAAIAAPETSEASARLARFRDALDDARKTYGFPGAIAAFVLKDGSSGVVAVGVEGRHDPTPLVATARMMSGSTGKTFAAAAALRLAAQGKLDLDAPIGRYVSERPWFSKLANAAQITTRMLLAHRAGLADHVNLPDYMAQSSRRAAANPDDFLSPDECIAIAVAAPAKFAPGTGYAYSDSGYLIVGEIIENASGKRFYDYAATEFLTPLGLTLTVPSNTRLIPGLSQGEPDWGGAPLPPQMLVAPGVLLFNPASEWTGGGFATNPIDLARWARALYGGSLLPPALLADMARAPDGSPSDRPAYGLGMQIETLEGQRVVGHSGYFPGYRSDLFYMPEGDIAIAFQINSEFGVKSQPVIGAIRARLLHAAMMRKSQ from the coding sequence ATGCTGTGCGCCCTGTCGCCCGGCATCGCGGCGACGCCTTCGCCGGCAGCCATCGCGGCACCCGAGACCAGCGAGGCGTCGGCGCGTCTCGCCCGATTCCGCGATGCACTTGATGACGCCCGCAAGACCTATGGCTTTCCTGGCGCCATTGCGGCCTTTGTGCTGAAGGACGGCAGCAGCGGTGTCGTCGCAGTTGGCGTTGAGGGCCGGCACGACCCGACACCGCTTGTCGCCACCGCGCGGATGATGTCTGGCAGCACGGGCAAGACCTTTGCGGCGGCGGCCGCGCTCCGGCTGGCGGCACAAGGCAAGCTCGACCTCGACGCACCGATCGGGCGCTATGTCAGCGAGCGTCCGTGGTTCAGCAAGCTTGCCAATGCGGCGCAGATTACGACCCGCATGTTGCTGGCACATCGCGCCGGGCTGGCCGATCACGTCAACCTGCCCGACTATATGGCCCAGAGCAGTCGACGTGCCGCCGCCAATCCCGACGATTTCCTGTCACCCGATGAATGCATCGCCATCGCCGTCGCCGCCCCGGCAAAATTCGCCCCCGGTACCGGCTATGCCTATTCAGACAGCGGCTATCTGATCGTCGGTGAGATCATCGAGAATGCATCTGGAAAGCGTTTCTATGACTATGCGGCAACGGAGTTTCTGACTCCCCTCGGACTGACGCTGACGGTGCCGAGCAACACCCGCCTCATTCCCGGGCTTTCGCAGGGCGAACCCGACTGGGGCGGCGCGCCGCTGCCGCCGCAGATGCTCGTCGCCCCGGGTGTGCTGCTGTTCAACCCGGCATCCGAATGGACAGGCGGCGGCTTTGCCACCAATCCGATCGACCTGGCGCGGTGGGCGCGCGCCCTCTATGGCGGCAGCCTCCTGCCGCCCGCTCTCCTCGCCGATATGGCTCGCGCGCCTGACGGTTCACCATCCGATCGTCCGGCCTATGGGCTGGGCATGCAGATCGAGACGCTCGAAGGACAACGCGTTGTCGGCCATAGCGGCTATTTTCCCGGCTATCGCTCCGACCTTTTCTACATGCCGGAAGGCGATATTGCCATCGCCTTCCAGATCAACAGCGAATTCGGCGTGAAATCACAGCCCGTCATCGGCGCCATCCGTGCAAGATTGCTACACGCGGCGATGATGAGAAAGTCACAATAG
- a CDS encoding M2 family metallopeptidase, giving the protein MSLGVAVSAKPAAEPAATFIALAQRELLDVVPDANRAAWLASTHATPDTERLNARLSTEAGLVALRLARQADAYRGQGLAPDQAQSLLLLRTRIENPVPEDPAAAADTATLRARLMAANAVRSVRVNDTTFRSYGALRDAMERSDDPARLVALWSTWAGTGGVMKADYAAFVARTNEGARALGFADTGALWRAANDTPGLETQAETARVWAQIAPFYRLVHCYVRKRLNATYGDRVQPRTGPIRIDLTRNPVGMFWRGLTAMTSPWPDGSQAVDAAVDARLRQQSLSGVQMASLAEDFYVSLGYPKLPESFWQRSMLEKPADRVVDCSGSATHIEGRDVRLKFCATSDLTALRTMVHEVGHVYYALSYADQPLLFQNGANDAFHEALADFPVMSMTPAYFQRVGLLDPGIGNSANVELRQLWERTLERLPLLAYAVAFEQWRWDVFAGRTQPADYNRQWWRLVADVQGLAPPTPRPDDGFDAAAVPHLANNMPYNRYFFANVLQHQFLARACTTMGWQGPLHRCSIYGKTQIGARMRAVAALGASVPWPQALDTFGIEGRYDAAPLLAYYQPLVPWLKAQTKGEQCGW; this is encoded by the coding sequence ATGTCGCTGGGCGTGGCCGTGAGCGCGAAGCCGGCAGCCGAACCGGCAGCAACCTTCATTGCACTGGCCCAGCGTGAACTGCTCGACGTGGTTCCCGACGCAAATCGGGCAGCCTGGCTCGCCTCGACACACGCAACCCCTGATACCGAAAGGCTCAACGCACGACTTTCGACAGAAGCGGGATTGGTTGCGCTGCGCCTGGCCCGCCAGGCCGATGCCTATAGAGGGCAGGGGCTGGCACCCGACCAAGCACAAAGCCTGCTGTTGCTGCGCACGCGAATCGAGAACCCCGTGCCTGAGGATCCGGCCGCTGCCGCCGACACGGCGACTCTGCGCGCCCGGCTGATGGCGGCCAATGCCGTCCGCTCGGTGCGCGTGAATGATACGACGTTCCGCAGCTATGGTGCCCTGCGCGATGCCATGGAGCGGAGCGACGATCCCGCCCGGCTTGTTGCACTGTGGAGCACCTGGGCCGGCACCGGCGGCGTCATGAAGGCCGATTACGCGGCGTTTGTCGCCCGGACGAACGAAGGTGCGCGCGCGCTTGGATTTGCCGATACCGGCGCACTGTGGCGGGCGGCCAACGATACGCCCGGCCTCGAAACACAGGCCGAAACCGCGCGTGTCTGGGCTCAGATTGCGCCGTTCTACCGCCTCGTTCACTGCTACGTGCGCAAGCGCCTCAATGCGACCTATGGCGATAGGGTTCAGCCGAGAACCGGCCCGATTCGAATCGACCTTACGCGCAATCCGGTCGGAATGTTCTGGCGCGGCCTGACCGCGATGACCTCGCCGTGGCCCGATGGGAGCCAGGCGGTCGACGCTGCGGTCGATGCGCGGCTACGGCAGCAGAGTCTGTCTGGCGTGCAAATGGCCAGTCTGGCGGAGGACTTCTATGTCTCGCTTGGCTATCCGAAATTGCCCGAGAGCTTCTGGCAACGCTCGATGCTTGAGAAGCCAGCTGACCGGGTCGTCGACTGTTCGGGATCGGCAACACACATCGAAGGCCGCGATGTCCGCCTGAAGTTCTGTGCGACGAGTGACCTGACCGCGCTACGGACGATGGTCCACGAAGTCGGTCACGTTTATTATGCGCTTTCCTATGCGGACCAGCCGCTGTTGTTCCAGAATGGTGCCAACGATGCCTTTCACGAGGCTCTCGCTGACTTTCCGGTCATGTCGATGACGCCCGCCTATTTCCAGCGCGTCGGGCTGCTCGATCCCGGCATCGGCAACAGTGCCAACGTCGAATTGCGTCAGCTGTGGGAACGGACGCTCGAACGTCTGCCACTGCTCGCCTATGCCGTCGCGTTCGAGCAGTGGCGCTGGGATGTGTTTGCCGGGCGCACGCAACCCGCCGATTACAATCGCCAATGGTGGCGTCTCGTTGCCGACGTACAGGGTCTTGCGCCCCCAACGCCGCGCCCGGACGACGGTTTCGATGCCGCCGCCGTCCCGCATCTGGCCAACAACATGCCCTACAACCGCTATTTCTTTGCCAATGTCCTTCAGCACCAATTTCTTGCGCGTGCCTGCACCACCATGGGCTGGCAAGGCCCGCTGCACCGATGCTCAATCTACGGGAAAACGCAGATTGGTGCCCGCATGCGGGCTGTGGCGGCATTGGGAGCCTCGGTGCCATGGCCGCAGGCACTCGACACGTTCGGTATTGAGGGGCGCTACGATGCGGCCCCGCTCCTAGCCTATTATCAGCCGCTAGTCCCTTGGCTGAAAGCGCAGACGAAAGGTGAGCAATGCGGGTGGTGA
- a CDS encoding peptide MFS transporter: MALKAWEMFSFAGMRAFLVLYMLATFGFSDSKAALVFGSYGALVLATSLIGGFVADRLIGARMAVTLGAAIIMGGHCGLALETMMDVGSVKLQLFFLSLAAIAAGTGLLKPNVLTMVTLLYDGLGAGRRETGFYAYYLGVNIGGLLAPIVCGYLAAAYGWHWGFGAAAIGMAAGLAVLVGNRHLLPVAATRPALPLTGRRAAVVITGAVAPALVAACWALLQQGVALVIVLGAAFVVGLAYVAGKAPSLPPDDRRMLLPFALLLPSVAMFVMLYEQIGTTITLFAERFVNRELGGVQIATAQIVALNSAFVILAVPVLAWAWARLEQRGLGVPTQRKFVIGFLLLAACFATLHLAAGAAVTGTVALGWIVVAYLLLTLGELSISPVAYAEAGRLAPRSLVGVMLGLFLLAFAAGNLLAGLLAGLADVKRGPLGQTAYADYFGLLAGIAVAWAAVVSVGLFAGAVGKRLAPQP; the protein is encoded by the coding sequence GTGGCGCTGAAGGCCTGGGAAATGTTCAGCTTCGCCGGCATGCGGGCGTTTCTTGTTCTGTACATGCTGGCAACCTTTGGCTTCAGCGACAGCAAGGCGGCGCTGGTCTTCGGTAGTTATGGCGCGCTGGTGCTGGCAACGTCGCTGATCGGCGGCTTCGTTGCCGACCGGCTGATCGGCGCGCGTATGGCCGTAACGCTTGGCGCCGCGATCATCATGGGGGGGCATTGTGGCCTTGCGCTCGAAACGATGATGGATGTGGGTTCAGTGAAGCTGCAGCTGTTTTTCCTGTCGCTTGCTGCCATCGCCGCCGGAACCGGGCTGCTGAAACCCAATGTGCTCACAATGGTCACACTTCTTTACGATGGGCTCGGTGCCGGGCGGCGCGAAACCGGATTCTACGCCTATTATCTTGGGGTCAACATCGGCGGCCTGCTTGCTCCCATCGTCTGCGGTTATCTTGCGGCGGCCTATGGGTGGCACTGGGGCTTCGGCGCGGCGGCGATCGGCATGGCCGCCGGGCTTGCAGTGCTCGTGGGCAACCGCCATCTGCTGCCCGTGGCGGCGACGCGGCCCGCGCTTCCATTGACCGGGCGCCGCGCGGCGGTCGTGATCACCGGTGCGGTGGCGCCTGCACTGGTCGCGGCATGTTGGGCTTTGTTGCAGCAGGGGGTCGCACTTGTCATTGTGCTTGGCGCTGCCTTCGTCGTGGGCCTCGCGTACGTCGCCGGGAAAGCGCCGTCTTTGCCCCCCGACGATCGGCGCATGCTGCTTCCTTTTGCGTTGCTGCTGCCGTCGGTCGCGATGTTCGTGATGCTCTACGAACAGATCGGCACGACGATCACCTTGTTCGCAGAACGCTTCGTCAACCGCGAGCTTGGCGGCGTGCAGATCGCCACCGCGCAGATCGTCGCGCTCAATTCGGCGTTCGTCATCCTGGCTGTGCCGGTATTGGCGTGGGCCTGGGCGCGCCTCGAACAGCGAGGTCTGGGGGTGCCGACCCAGCGCAAGTTCGTCATCGGCTTCCTCTTGCTTGCAGCCTGCTTCGCGACGTTGCACCTTGCCGCCGGTGCTGCGGTCACCGGTACGGTCGCGCTCGGCTGGATTGTTGTTGCCTATCTGCTGCTCACACTCGGCGAGCTTTCGATCTCGCCAGTCGCCTATGCCGAGGCCGGGCGGCTGGCCCCGCGCAGCCTGGTCGGGGTGATGCTGGGGCTGTTCTTGTTGGCCTTCGCGGCGGGCAATCTTCTGGCTGGCCTGCTTGCAGGCCTTGCTGATGTGAAGCGCGGCCCGCTTGGCCAGACGGCCTATGCCGATTATTTCGGGTTGCTGGCAGGCATCGCGGTCGCCTGGGCCGCTGTCGTTTCGGTGGGACTGTTCGCCGGCGCTGTCGGCAAACGGCTTGCACCGCAGCCATGA
- a CDS encoding TonB-dependent receptor encodes MAIDKHTGLYVNCGYETISGEAALFKHALMAGAAFAAAQPVAVSAQATATAATPDTTASAEIVVTATKREQRAQDTPLSIQAFGGDLLQRLGASGVNDYLDKVPGLTSFGNGNTRNNFTIRGVANIAGSFPAVGYYLDETPISDIGAPSIDLFDVDRVEILKGPQGTLFGEGSIGGLIRVLTTAPDPSKLSGRVSAGISSIKGGSPIYRIAGALNVPVTTNFALRGSVAYTDDGGFIDNRTTGTKDVNFVRSVNVRVAGLWKPIDAVTITPSLIYQRIRQGTDSFNNPTGADLVFANPAAGNFSLVNAAPNGGNLTLVDNARIASGTELTLANAFDGFSNARFYLPSLTVNVDGGAFNIISATSWYNFERSDLSDDRATAASFRSGLDQLTQFGVLPFRVPFPRGFPLAGTSRTNTFTQEVRLVSNDDGPLKWVVGGFYRNRNTFSSIVETAPDLTPLFGVNKIFETINSIRYRQLAGFGEVSYAVTPRFNLTGGLRVFREQIHATSQSGTFVPGGPPTFAPGYVQFPQIGPTGSSETSAVFKAAIDYKIAERVMLYALFSQGFRTGGINTRIIPAGANPALPAGSPVFYGSEKLDNYEVGVKSVFAEGRVLLNLAGFILETKNPQLPVELVPGFTATVNAAGGLSRSKGFEGEVQLRPIDGLTLGGNFAYTDAILVSAGTNGTLVAGSIIPNTPSFKAAAFAEGEIALGSEIKLRPRIDYAHTGSRFVGPSLDPTVAARPPFPAYDIVDLQLALAFHQFTLTGFVTNLGDARAVLSNPSFTQLFGLIVNRPRTIGLRLDASF; translated from the coding sequence GTGGCCATTGACAAACATACCGGATTGTATGTCAACTGTGGATATGAAACGATTTCAGGGGAGGCGGCGTTGTTCAAACATGCATTGATGGCCGGAGCGGCATTTGCAGCAGCTCAACCGGTTGCGGTAAGCGCCCAGGCCACAGCGACCGCCGCCACTCCAGATACCACCGCGAGCGCGGAAATCGTGGTGACGGCGACAAAGCGCGAGCAGCGCGCGCAGGACACGCCGCTGAGCATCCAGGCCTTTGGCGGTGATCTGCTGCAGCGTCTCGGCGCCTCGGGCGTCAATGACTATCTCGACAAAGTGCCGGGGTTGACCAGCTTCGGCAACGGCAACACCCGCAACAACTTCACCATTCGCGGCGTCGCCAACATCGCGGGCAGTTTCCCCGCGGTCGGCTATTATCTCGATGAGACACCAATTTCTGACATTGGTGCACCAAGCATCGACCTGTTCGATGTCGACCGGGTGGAGATTCTCAAAGGGCCGCAGGGCACCTTGTTCGGCGAAGGCTCCATCGGTGGGCTTATTCGTGTCCTCACAACGGCGCCCGATCCGTCGAAACTCAGCGGGCGGGTCTCGGCGGGGATTTCGTCGATCAAGGGCGGCAGCCCGATCTACCGTATTGCGGGCGCCCTCAACGTGCCCGTCACCACCAATTTCGCGCTGCGCGGGTCAGTCGCCTATACCGACGACGGTGGCTTCATCGACAATCGCACAACCGGCACCAAAGATGTCAACTTCGTGCGCAGCGTGAACGTCCGCGTTGCGGGCCTGTGGAAGCCCATCGATGCGGTCACGATCACGCCTTCGCTGATCTATCAGCGCATCCGCCAGGGCACCGACAGCTTCAACAACCCGACCGGAGCCGACCTTGTCTTCGCCAATCCGGCGGCAGGCAATTTCAGCCTCGTGAACGCGGCGCCCAACGGCGGCAATCTGACGTTGGTCGACAATGCCCGGATTGCCAGCGGCACTGAACTGACGCTTGCCAACGCCTTCGACGGCTTTTCCAACGCGCGTTTTTATCTGCCGTCGCTCACCGTGAATGTCGATGGGGGGGCGTTCAACATCATTTCGGCGACAAGCTGGTATAACTTTGAGCGCAGCGACCTGAGCGATGACCGGGCAACGGCCGCCAGCTTTCGCAGCGGGCTCGACCAGCTGACACAATTCGGTGTGCTGCCGTTCCGCGTGCCGTTCCCGCGCGGTTTCCCCCTCGCCGGTACGAGCCGCACCAACACATTCACACAAGAGGTGCGGCTGGTCTCGAACGACGACGGCCCGTTGAAATGGGTCGTCGGCGGCTTCTATCGCAACCGCAACACCTTCAGCTCAATCGTGGAAACCGCTCCCGACCTGACCCCGCTGTTTGGCGTCAACAAGATTTTCGAGACGATCAACAGCATCCGCTATCGCCAGCTCGCCGGCTTCGGCGAGGTATCCTATGCCGTCACCCCCCGCTTCAACCTCACGGGCGGGCTTCGCGTGTTCCGCGAACAGATCCACGCGACCAGCCAGTCAGGCACCTTCGTGCCCGGCGGTCCGCCGACGTTCGCGCCAGGCTATGTGCAGTTCCCGCAGATTGGCCCGACAGGCTCGTCGGAGACCAGTGCGGTGTTCAAGGCGGCTATCGATTACAAGATTGCCGAACGTGTGATGCTCTACGCGTTGTTCTCCCAAGGCTTTCGCACCGGCGGCATCAACACGCGCATCATCCCGGCCGGGGCCAACCCCGCGCTGCCGGCGGGGTCACCGGTATTCTACGGGTCAGAAAAGCTCGATAATTATGAAGTCGGCGTGAAAAGCGTGTTCGCCGAAGGCCGGGTGCTGCTCAATCTGGCCGGCTTCATCCTGGAGACAAAGAACCCGCAGCTGCCGGTCGAGTTGGTCCCGGGCTTCACGGCGACGGTCAACGCCGCCGGTGGGTTGTCGCGCAGCAAGGGTTTCGAAGGCGAGGTGCAATTGCGCCCGATCGACGGCCTCACGCTGGGCGGCAATTTTGCATACACCGATGCCATATTGGTCTCGGCCGGCACCAACGGCACGCTGGTCGCAGGCTCGATTATTCCCAACACACCAAGTTTCAAAGCGGCGGCCTTTGCCGAAGGCGAAATCGCGCTCGGCAGCGAGATCAAGCTGCGCCCGCGCATCGACTATGCGCACACCGGCTCGCGCTTCGTGGGCCCGTCGCTTGACCCGACGGTGGCGGCGCGGCCGCCGTTCCCGGCCTATGACATTGTCGACCTGCAGCTGGCGCTGGCCTTTCACCAATTTACCCTGACCGGGTTTGTGACTAACCTTGGCGACGCAAGAGCGGTTTTGAGTAACCCGAGCTTCACGCAGCTGTTCGGGCTAATCGTCAACCGGCCGCGCACGATCGGGTTGCGGCTGGACGCCAGCTTCTGA